A window of the Patagioenas fasciata isolate bPatFas1 chromosome 32, bPatFas1.hap1, whole genome shotgun sequence genome harbors these coding sequences:
- the DNM2 gene encoding dynamin-2 isoform X2: MGNRGMEELIPLVNKLQDAFSSIGQSCHLDLPQIAVVGGQSAGKSSVLENFVGRDFLPRGSGIVTRRPLILQLIFSKTEYAEFLHCKSKKFTDFDEVRQEIEAETDRVTGTNKGISPVPINLRVYSPHVLNLTLIDLPGITKVPVGDQPQDIEYQIKEMILQFISRESSLILAVTPANMDLANSDALKMAKEVDPQGLRTIGVITKLDLMDEGTDARDVLENKLLPLRRGYIGVVNRSQKDIDGKKDIRAALAAERKFFLSHPAYRHMADRMGTPHLQKVLNQQLTNHIRETLPSLRSKLQSQLLSLEKEVEEYKNFRPDDPTRKTKALLQMVQQFGVDFEKRIEGSGDQVDTLELSGGARINRIFHERFPFELVKMEFDEKDLRREISYAIKNIHGVRTGLFTPDLAFEAIVKKQVVKLKEPCLKCVDLVIQELINTVRQCTSKLGSYPRLREETERIVTTHIREREGKTKDQILLLIDIELSYINTNHEDFIGFANAQQRNTQTNKKRAVPNQGEILVIRRGWLTINNISIMKGGSKEYWFVLTAESLSWYKDEEEKEKKYMLPLDNLKIRDVEKGFMSNKHVFAIFNTEQRNVYKDLRQIELACDSQEDVDSWKASFLRAGVYPEKDQTENEEGAQENTFSMDPQLERQVETIRNLVDSYVAIINKSIRDLMPKTIMHLMINNTKDFIHSELLAYLYSSADQSSLMEESAEQAQRRDEMLRMYHALKEALSIIGDISTSTVTTPVPPPVDDTWLQPSGTHSPPPQRRAPSIILPPGRPPAVRGPTPGPPLLPIPAGGPSPFTAPPIPSRPGPQNVFSAPPDPFSAPPQIPSRPARVPPGIPPGVPRRPPAAPTRPTIIRPAEPSLLD, from the exons atGGGGAACCGGGGCATGGAGGAGCTCATCCCGCTGGTGAACAAGCTGCAGGACGCCTTCAGCTCCATCGGGCAGAGCTGCCACCTCGACCTGCCGCAGATCGCCGTGGTGGGCGGGCAGAGCGCGGGGAAGAGCTCGGTGCTGGAGAACTTCGTGGGCCG GGATTTCCTGCCCCGAGGCTCCGGAATCGTCACCCGACGGCCCCTCATCCTCCAGCTCATCTTCTCCAAGACAG AATACGCCGAGTTTCTGCACTGCAAATCCAAGAAGTTCACGGATTTCGACGAGGTGCGGCAGGAGATCGAAGCGGAGACCGACCGGGTGACGGGCACCAACAAGGGCATCTCCCCCGTGCCCATCAACCTGCGCGTCTACTCGCCCCACG TGCTGAACTTGACCCTGATCGACCTCCCGGGTATCACCAAAGTGCCGGTGGGGGACCAGCCGCAGGACATCGAGTACCAGATCAAAGAGATGATCCTGCAGTTCatcagcagggagagcagcctGATCCTCGCCGTCACGCCCGCCAACATGGACCTGGCCAACTCGGACGCGCTCAAGATGGCCAAAGAGGTTGATCCTCAAG GCCTGCGCACGATCGGCGTCATCACCAAGCTGGACCTGATGGACGAGGGCACGGACGCCAGGGACGTGCTGGAGAACAAGCTGCTGCCCCTGCGGCGAG GCTACATCGGCGTGGTGAACCGCAGCCAGAAGGACATCGATGGCAAGAAGGACATCCGCGCCGCGCTGGCGGCCGAGAGGAAGTTCTTCCTCTCCCACCCCGCCTACCGGCACATGGCCGACCGCATGGGCACCCCGCACCTCCAGAAGGTGCTCAACCAG CAACTCACCAACCACATCCGGGAGACGCTGCCGTCGCTGCGCAGcaaactgcagagccagctgctGTCCCTGGAGAAGGAGGTGGAGGAGTACAAGAACTTCCGCCCCGACGACCCCACGCGCAAAACCAAAGCTCTGTTACA GATGGTTCAGCAGTTCGGCGTCGACTTCGAGAAGCGAATCGAAGGTTCTGGAGACCAGGTGGACACGCTCGAGCTCTCCGGGGGCGCCAGGATCAACCGCATCTTCCACGAGAGGTTTCCCTTCGAGCTCGTGAAG ATGGAGTTTGATGAGAAGGATTTGAGGAGGGAAATCAGCTACGCGATCAAGAACATCCACGGCGTCAG GACCGGGCTCTTCACCCCGGACCTGGCGTTCGAGGCCATAGTGAAGAAGCAGGTGGTGAAGCTGAAGGAGCCGTGCCTCAAGTGCGTGGACCTCGTTATCCAGGAGCTCATTAACACCGTCCGGCAGTGCACCAGCAAG CTCGGTTCCTACCCCCGGCTACGGGAGGAGACGGAGAGAATCGTCACCACGCACATCCGGGAGCGGGAGGGCAAGACCAAGGACCAG ATCCTGCTGCTGATCGACATCGAGCTCTCGTACATCAACACCAACCACGAGGATTTCATCGGCTTCGCCAA CGCGCAGCAGAGGAACACGCAGACCAACAAGAAACGGGCCGTCCCCAACCAG GGTGAGATCCTG GTGATCCGCAGGGGCTGGTTGACCATCAACAACATCAGCATCATGAAGGGCGGCTCCAAGGAGTATTGGTTCGTGCTGACGGCCGAGTCCTTGTCCTGGTACAAGGACGAGGAG gaaaaggagaagaaatacaTGTTGCCTCTGGATAACCTGAAGATCCGGGACGTGGAGAAGGGTTTCATGTCCAACAAACACGTCTTCGCCATCTTCAACACGGAGCAGAG GAACGTGTACAAGGACCTGCGGCAGATCGAGCTGGCGTGCGACTCGCAGGAGGACGTGGACAGCTGGAAGGCCTCGTTCCTGCGCGCAGGCGTCTACCCCGAGAAGGACCAG ACGGAGAACGAGGAGGGGGCGCAGGAGAACACCTTCTCCATGGACCCGCAGCTCGAGCGCCAGGTGGAGACCATCCGCAACCTGGTGGACTCCTACGTGGCCATCATCAACAAGTCCATCCGGGACCTCATGCCAAAGACCATCATGCACCTCATGATCAACAAC ACCAAGGACTTCATCCACTCGGAGCTGCTGGCCTACCTGTACTCGTCGGCCGACCAGAGCAGCCTGATGGAGGAGTCGGCGGAGCAGGCGCAGCGCCGGGACGAGATGCTGCGCATGTACCACGCGCTCAAGGAGGCGCTGAGCATCATCGGGGACATCAGCACCAGCACCGTCACCACGCCCGTGCCCCCCCCCGTGGACGAcacctggctgcagcccagcggCACGCACAG CCCCCCCCCGCAGCGCAGAGCTCCCTCCATCATCCTCCCCCCGGGGCGGCCGCCGGCGGTTCGGGGACCCACGCCGGGGccccccctcctccccatcccggcggggggaccctccccttttaccgctccccccatcccctcccgtCCCGGACCCCAAAACGTCTTCTCCGCCCCCCCCGACCCCTTCTCGGCCCCCCCGCAGATCCCATCGCGCCCGGCGCGCGTCCCCCCCGGAATCCCACCCGGCGTCCCCAG gaGACCCCCGGCCGCCCCCACCCGCCCGACCATCATCCGCCCGGCCGAGCCCTCGCTCCTCGATTAA
- the DNM2 gene encoding dynamin-2 isoform X3: MGNRGMEELIPLVNKLQDAFSSIGQSCHLDLPQIAVVGGQSAGKSSVLENFVGRDFLPRGSGIVTRRPLILQLIFSKTEYAEFLHCKSKKFTDFDEVRQEIEAETDRVTGTNKGISPVPINLRVYSPHVLNLTLIDLPGITKVPVGDQPQDIEYQIKEMILQFISRESSLILAVTPANMDLANSDALKMAKEVDPQGLRTIGVITKLDLMDEGTDARDVLENKLLPLRRGYIGVVNRSQKDIDGKKDIRAALAAERKFFLSHPAYRHMADRMGTPHLQKVLNQQLTNHIRETLPSLRSKLQSQLLSLEKEVEEYKNFRPDDPTRKTKALLQMVQQFGVDFEKRIEGSGDQVDTLELSGGARINRIFHERFPFELVKMEFDEKDLRREISYAIKNIHGVRTGLFTPDLAFEAIVKKQVVKLKEPCLKCVDLVIQELINTVRQCTSKLGSYPRLREETERIVTTHIREREGKTKDQILLLIDIELSYINTNHEDFIGFANAQQRNTQTNKKRAVPNQVIRRGWLTINNISIMKGGSKEYWFVLTAESLSWYKDEEEKEKKYMLPLDNLKIRDVEKGFMSNKHVFAIFNTEQRNVYKDLRQIELACDSQEDVDSWKASFLRAGVYPEKDQTENEEGAQENTFSMDPQLERQVETIRNLVDSYVAIINKSIRDLMPKTIMHLMINNTKDFIHSELLAYLYSSADQSSLMEESAEQAQRRDEMLRMYHALKEALSIIGDISTSTVTTPVPPPVDDTWLQPSGTHSPPPQRRAPSIILPPGRPPAVRGPTPGPPLLPIPAGGPSPFTAPPIPSRPGPQNVFSAPPDPFSAPPQIPSRPARVPPGIPPGVPSRRPPAAPTRPTIIRPAEPSLLD, from the exons atGGGGAACCGGGGCATGGAGGAGCTCATCCCGCTGGTGAACAAGCTGCAGGACGCCTTCAGCTCCATCGGGCAGAGCTGCCACCTCGACCTGCCGCAGATCGCCGTGGTGGGCGGGCAGAGCGCGGGGAAGAGCTCGGTGCTGGAGAACTTCGTGGGCCG GGATTTCCTGCCCCGAGGCTCCGGAATCGTCACCCGACGGCCCCTCATCCTCCAGCTCATCTTCTCCAAGACAG AATACGCCGAGTTTCTGCACTGCAAATCCAAGAAGTTCACGGATTTCGACGAGGTGCGGCAGGAGATCGAAGCGGAGACCGACCGGGTGACGGGCACCAACAAGGGCATCTCCCCCGTGCCCATCAACCTGCGCGTCTACTCGCCCCACG TGCTGAACTTGACCCTGATCGACCTCCCGGGTATCACCAAAGTGCCGGTGGGGGACCAGCCGCAGGACATCGAGTACCAGATCAAAGAGATGATCCTGCAGTTCatcagcagggagagcagcctGATCCTCGCCGTCACGCCCGCCAACATGGACCTGGCCAACTCGGACGCGCTCAAGATGGCCAAAGAGGTTGATCCTCAAG GCCTGCGCACGATCGGCGTCATCACCAAGCTGGACCTGATGGACGAGGGCACGGACGCCAGGGACGTGCTGGAGAACAAGCTGCTGCCCCTGCGGCGAG GCTACATCGGCGTGGTGAACCGCAGCCAGAAGGACATCGATGGCAAGAAGGACATCCGCGCCGCGCTGGCGGCCGAGAGGAAGTTCTTCCTCTCCCACCCCGCCTACCGGCACATGGCCGACCGCATGGGCACCCCGCACCTCCAGAAGGTGCTCAACCAG CAACTCACCAACCACATCCGGGAGACGCTGCCGTCGCTGCGCAGcaaactgcagagccagctgctGTCCCTGGAGAAGGAGGTGGAGGAGTACAAGAACTTCCGCCCCGACGACCCCACGCGCAAAACCAAAGCTCTGTTACA GATGGTTCAGCAGTTCGGCGTCGACTTCGAGAAGCGAATCGAAGGTTCTGGAGACCAGGTGGACACGCTCGAGCTCTCCGGGGGCGCCAGGATCAACCGCATCTTCCACGAGAGGTTTCCCTTCGAGCTCGTGAAG ATGGAGTTTGATGAGAAGGATTTGAGGAGGGAAATCAGCTACGCGATCAAGAACATCCACGGCGTCAG GACCGGGCTCTTCACCCCGGACCTGGCGTTCGAGGCCATAGTGAAGAAGCAGGTGGTGAAGCTGAAGGAGCCGTGCCTCAAGTGCGTGGACCTCGTTATCCAGGAGCTCATTAACACCGTCCGGCAGTGCACCAGCAAG CTCGGTTCCTACCCCCGGCTACGGGAGGAGACGGAGAGAATCGTCACCACGCACATCCGGGAGCGGGAGGGCAAGACCAAGGACCAG ATCCTGCTGCTGATCGACATCGAGCTCTCGTACATCAACACCAACCACGAGGATTTCATCGGCTTCGCCAA CGCGCAGCAGAGGAACACGCAGACCAACAAGAAACGGGCCGTCCCCAACCAG GTGATCCGCAGGGGCTGGTTGACCATCAACAACATCAGCATCATGAAGGGCGGCTCCAAGGAGTATTGGTTCGTGCTGACGGCCGAGTCCTTGTCCTGGTACAAGGACGAGGAG gaaaaggagaagaaatacaTGTTGCCTCTGGATAACCTGAAGATCCGGGACGTGGAGAAGGGTTTCATGTCCAACAAACACGTCTTCGCCATCTTCAACACGGAGCAGAG GAACGTGTACAAGGACCTGCGGCAGATCGAGCTGGCGTGCGACTCGCAGGAGGACGTGGACAGCTGGAAGGCCTCGTTCCTGCGCGCAGGCGTCTACCCCGAGAAGGACCAG ACGGAGAACGAGGAGGGGGCGCAGGAGAACACCTTCTCCATGGACCCGCAGCTCGAGCGCCAGGTGGAGACCATCCGCAACCTGGTGGACTCCTACGTGGCCATCATCAACAAGTCCATCCGGGACCTCATGCCAAAGACCATCATGCACCTCATGATCAACAAC ACCAAGGACTTCATCCACTCGGAGCTGCTGGCCTACCTGTACTCGTCGGCCGACCAGAGCAGCCTGATGGAGGAGTCGGCGGAGCAGGCGCAGCGCCGGGACGAGATGCTGCGCATGTACCACGCGCTCAAGGAGGCGCTGAGCATCATCGGGGACATCAGCACCAGCACCGTCACCACGCCCGTGCCCCCCCCCGTGGACGAcacctggctgcagcccagcggCACGCACAG CCCCCCCCCGCAGCGCAGAGCTCCCTCCATCATCCTCCCCCCGGGGCGGCCGCCGGCGGTTCGGGGACCCACGCCGGGGccccccctcctccccatcccggcggggggaccctccccttttaccgctccccccatcccctcccgtCCCGGACCCCAAAACGTCTTCTCCGCCCCCCCCGACCCCTTCTCGGCCCCCCCGCAGATCCCATCGCGCCCGGCGCGCGTCCCCCCCGGAATCCCACCCGGCGTCCCCAG caggaGACCCCCGGCCGCCCCCACCCGCCCGACCATCATCCGCCCGGCCGAGCCCTCGCTCCTCGATTAA
- the DNM2 gene encoding dynamin-2 isoform X1 — protein MGNRGMEELIPLVNKLQDAFSSIGQSCHLDLPQIAVVGGQSAGKSSVLENFVGRDFLPRGSGIVTRRPLILQLIFSKTEYAEFLHCKSKKFTDFDEVRQEIEAETDRVTGTNKGISPVPINLRVYSPHVLNLTLIDLPGITKVPVGDQPQDIEYQIKEMILQFISRESSLILAVTPANMDLANSDALKMAKEVDPQGLRTIGVITKLDLMDEGTDARDVLENKLLPLRRGYIGVVNRSQKDIDGKKDIRAALAAERKFFLSHPAYRHMADRMGTPHLQKVLNQQLTNHIRETLPSLRSKLQSQLLSLEKEVEEYKNFRPDDPTRKTKALLQMVQQFGVDFEKRIEGSGDQVDTLELSGGARINRIFHERFPFELVKMEFDEKDLRREISYAIKNIHGVRTGLFTPDLAFEAIVKKQVVKLKEPCLKCVDLVIQELINTVRQCTSKLGSYPRLREETERIVTTHIREREGKTKDQILLLIDIELSYINTNHEDFIGFANAQQRNTQTNKKRAVPNQGEILVIRRGWLTINNISIMKGGSKEYWFVLTAESLSWYKDEEEKEKKYMLPLDNLKIRDVEKGFMSNKHVFAIFNTEQRNVYKDLRQIELACDSQEDVDSWKASFLRAGVYPEKDQTENEEGAQENTFSMDPQLERQVETIRNLVDSYVAIINKSIRDLMPKTIMHLMINNTKDFIHSELLAYLYSSADQSSLMEESAEQAQRRDEMLRMYHALKEALSIIGDISTSTVTTPVPPPVDDTWLQPSGTHSPPPQRRAPSIILPPGRPPAVRGPTPGPPLLPIPAGGPSPFTAPPIPSRPGPQNVFSAPPDPFSAPPQIPSRPARVPPGIPPGVPSRRPPAAPTRPTIIRPAEPSLLD, from the exons atGGGGAACCGGGGCATGGAGGAGCTCATCCCGCTGGTGAACAAGCTGCAGGACGCCTTCAGCTCCATCGGGCAGAGCTGCCACCTCGACCTGCCGCAGATCGCCGTGGTGGGCGGGCAGAGCGCGGGGAAGAGCTCGGTGCTGGAGAACTTCGTGGGCCG GGATTTCCTGCCCCGAGGCTCCGGAATCGTCACCCGACGGCCCCTCATCCTCCAGCTCATCTTCTCCAAGACAG AATACGCCGAGTTTCTGCACTGCAAATCCAAGAAGTTCACGGATTTCGACGAGGTGCGGCAGGAGATCGAAGCGGAGACCGACCGGGTGACGGGCACCAACAAGGGCATCTCCCCCGTGCCCATCAACCTGCGCGTCTACTCGCCCCACG TGCTGAACTTGACCCTGATCGACCTCCCGGGTATCACCAAAGTGCCGGTGGGGGACCAGCCGCAGGACATCGAGTACCAGATCAAAGAGATGATCCTGCAGTTCatcagcagggagagcagcctGATCCTCGCCGTCACGCCCGCCAACATGGACCTGGCCAACTCGGACGCGCTCAAGATGGCCAAAGAGGTTGATCCTCAAG GCCTGCGCACGATCGGCGTCATCACCAAGCTGGACCTGATGGACGAGGGCACGGACGCCAGGGACGTGCTGGAGAACAAGCTGCTGCCCCTGCGGCGAG GCTACATCGGCGTGGTGAACCGCAGCCAGAAGGACATCGATGGCAAGAAGGACATCCGCGCCGCGCTGGCGGCCGAGAGGAAGTTCTTCCTCTCCCACCCCGCCTACCGGCACATGGCCGACCGCATGGGCACCCCGCACCTCCAGAAGGTGCTCAACCAG CAACTCACCAACCACATCCGGGAGACGCTGCCGTCGCTGCGCAGcaaactgcagagccagctgctGTCCCTGGAGAAGGAGGTGGAGGAGTACAAGAACTTCCGCCCCGACGACCCCACGCGCAAAACCAAAGCTCTGTTACA GATGGTTCAGCAGTTCGGCGTCGACTTCGAGAAGCGAATCGAAGGTTCTGGAGACCAGGTGGACACGCTCGAGCTCTCCGGGGGCGCCAGGATCAACCGCATCTTCCACGAGAGGTTTCCCTTCGAGCTCGTGAAG ATGGAGTTTGATGAGAAGGATTTGAGGAGGGAAATCAGCTACGCGATCAAGAACATCCACGGCGTCAG GACCGGGCTCTTCACCCCGGACCTGGCGTTCGAGGCCATAGTGAAGAAGCAGGTGGTGAAGCTGAAGGAGCCGTGCCTCAAGTGCGTGGACCTCGTTATCCAGGAGCTCATTAACACCGTCCGGCAGTGCACCAGCAAG CTCGGTTCCTACCCCCGGCTACGGGAGGAGACGGAGAGAATCGTCACCACGCACATCCGGGAGCGGGAGGGCAAGACCAAGGACCAG ATCCTGCTGCTGATCGACATCGAGCTCTCGTACATCAACACCAACCACGAGGATTTCATCGGCTTCGCCAA CGCGCAGCAGAGGAACACGCAGACCAACAAGAAACGGGCCGTCCCCAACCAG GGTGAGATCCTG GTGATCCGCAGGGGCTGGTTGACCATCAACAACATCAGCATCATGAAGGGCGGCTCCAAGGAGTATTGGTTCGTGCTGACGGCCGAGTCCTTGTCCTGGTACAAGGACGAGGAG gaaaaggagaagaaatacaTGTTGCCTCTGGATAACCTGAAGATCCGGGACGTGGAGAAGGGTTTCATGTCCAACAAACACGTCTTCGCCATCTTCAACACGGAGCAGAG GAACGTGTACAAGGACCTGCGGCAGATCGAGCTGGCGTGCGACTCGCAGGAGGACGTGGACAGCTGGAAGGCCTCGTTCCTGCGCGCAGGCGTCTACCCCGAGAAGGACCAG ACGGAGAACGAGGAGGGGGCGCAGGAGAACACCTTCTCCATGGACCCGCAGCTCGAGCGCCAGGTGGAGACCATCCGCAACCTGGTGGACTCCTACGTGGCCATCATCAACAAGTCCATCCGGGACCTCATGCCAAAGACCATCATGCACCTCATGATCAACAAC ACCAAGGACTTCATCCACTCGGAGCTGCTGGCCTACCTGTACTCGTCGGCCGACCAGAGCAGCCTGATGGAGGAGTCGGCGGAGCAGGCGCAGCGCCGGGACGAGATGCTGCGCATGTACCACGCGCTCAAGGAGGCGCTGAGCATCATCGGGGACATCAGCACCAGCACCGTCACCACGCCCGTGCCCCCCCCCGTGGACGAcacctggctgcagcccagcggCACGCACAG CCCCCCCCCGCAGCGCAGAGCTCCCTCCATCATCCTCCCCCCGGGGCGGCCGCCGGCGGTTCGGGGACCCACGCCGGGGccccccctcctccccatcccggcggggggaccctccccttttaccgctccccccatcccctcccgtCCCGGACCCCAAAACGTCTTCTCCGCCCCCCCCGACCCCTTCTCGGCCCCCCCGCAGATCCCATCGCGCCCGGCGCGCGTCCCCCCCGGAATCCCACCCGGCGTCCCCAG caggaGACCCCCGGCCGCCCCCACCCGCCCGACCATCATCCGCCCGGCCGAGCCCTCGCTCCTCGATTAA
- the QTRT1 gene encoding queuine tRNA-ribosyltransferase catalytic subunit 1 isoform X2, producing the protein MAAPLAAGAGPGAAPLLRITAECGRSRARAGELLLPHGPVPCPVFMPVGTRGTAKGVTAAQLAALGCRLCLGNTFHLGTRPGPELVRRGGGLHRFMDWPHNLLTDSGGFQMVSLAALAEVTEEGVHFCPPHGGPPLLLTPEKSIDIQKALGADIMMQLDDVVSSTTAGPRVEEAMERSVRWLDRCLAAHPAPQRQLLFAIVQGGLDPALRTRCLQAMTARPVPGFAIGGLSGGEEKAQFWRMVKLSTDLLPPDKPRYLMGVGVSAPLSSLGGPCSSRTNNSPAISAPSMRIAVAPRAAGTTARSSMRCSAPTRPPCTTSPCTTSPIS; encoded by the exons ATGGCGGCGCCCctggcggcgggagcggggccgggagcggcgcCGCTGCTGCGGATCACGGCGGAGTGCGGGCGCAGCCGGGCGcgggccggggagctgctgctgccgcacGGCCCCGTCCCCTGCCCGGTCTTCATGCCCGTGGGCACCCGCGGCACGGCCAAGGGCGTCACGGCGGCGCAGCTggcggcgctcggctgccgcctCTGCCTCGGAAACACCTTCCACCTGGGCACGCGGCCG GGCCCGGAGCTGGTGCGACGCGGGGGGGGGCTGCACCGCTTCATGGACTGGCCCCACAACCTGCTCACG gacagcGGGGGGTTCCAGATGGTGTCGCTGGCAGCACTGGCGGAGGTGACAGAGGAGGGGGTGCACTTCTGCCCCCCCCACGGCGGCCCCCCCCTCCTGCTGACCCCCGAGAAATCCATCGACATCCAGAAGGCCCTGG gcGCTGATATCATGATGCAGCTGGACGACGTGGTGAGCAGCACCACGGCGGGGCCGCGCGTCGAGGAGGCCATGGAgcg GTCTGTCCGCTGGCTCGACCGCTGTCTGGCCGCCCACCCAGCCCCCCAGCGCCAGCTGCTCTTCGCCATCGTGCAGGGGGGGCTGGACCCGGCGCTGCGCACGCGCTGCCTGCAAG ccaTGACCGCCCGCCCCGTCCCCGGTTTCGCCATCGGTGGCCTgagcgggggggaggaaaaggccCAATTCTGGCGCATGGTGAAGCTCAGCACCGACCTGCTGCCCCCCGACAAGCCGCGCTACCTCATGGGGGTGGG CGTTTCGGCTCCGCTCTCGTCCCTTGGGGGTCCCTGCAGCTCAAGAACCAACAATTCGCCCGCGATTTCCGCCCCATCGATGAGAATTGCGGTTGCCCCACGTGCCGCCG GCACAACCGCGCGTTCCTCCATGCGCTGCTCCGCACCGACCCGGCCGCCCTGCACCACCTCACCGTGCACAACATCGCCTATCAG TTAA
- the QTRT1 gene encoding queuine tRNA-ribosyltransferase catalytic subunit 1 isoform X1 has translation MAAPLAAGAGPGAAPLLRITAECGRSRARAGELLLPHGPVPCPVFMPVGTRGTAKGVTAAQLAALGCRLCLGNTFHLGTRPGPELVRRGGGLHRFMDWPHNLLTDSGGFQMVSLAALAEVTEEGVHFCPPHGGPPLLLTPEKSIDIQKALGADIMMQLDDVVSSTTAGPRVEEAMERSVRWLDRCLAAHPAPQRQLLFAIVQGGLDPALRTRCLQAMTARPVPGFAIGGLSGGEEKAQFWRMVKLSTDLLPPDKPRYLMGVGYATDLVVCVALGCDMFDCVFPTRTARFGSALVPWGSLQLKNQQFARDFRPIDENCGCPTCRRHNRAFLHALLRTDPAALHHLTVHNIAYQLKLMESIRESIQAQRFPQFVRQFMATMYGGAPAGVPPWVREALGSVGITLD, from the exons ATGGCGGCGCCCctggcggcgggagcggggccgggagcggcgcCGCTGCTGCGGATCACGGCGGAGTGCGGGCGCAGCCGGGCGcgggccggggagctgctgctgccgcacGGCCCCGTCCCCTGCCCGGTCTTCATGCCCGTGGGCACCCGCGGCACGGCCAAGGGCGTCACGGCGGCGCAGCTggcggcgctcggctgccgcctCTGCCTCGGAAACACCTTCCACCTGGGCACGCGGCCG GGCCCGGAGCTGGTGCGACGCGGGGGGGGGCTGCACCGCTTCATGGACTGGCCCCACAACCTGCTCACG gacagcGGGGGGTTCCAGATGGTGTCGCTGGCAGCACTGGCGGAGGTGACAGAGGAGGGGGTGCACTTCTGCCCCCCCCACGGCGGCCCCCCCCTCCTGCTGACCCCCGAGAAATCCATCGACATCCAGAAGGCCCTGG gcGCTGATATCATGATGCAGCTGGACGACGTGGTGAGCAGCACCACGGCGGGGCCGCGCGTCGAGGAGGCCATGGAgcg GTCTGTCCGCTGGCTCGACCGCTGTCTGGCCGCCCACCCAGCCCCCCAGCGCCAGCTGCTCTTCGCCATCGTGCAGGGGGGGCTGGACCCGGCGCTGCGCACGCGCTGCCTGCAAG ccaTGACCGCCCGCCCCGTCCCCGGTTTCGCCATCGGTGGCCTgagcgggggggaggaaaaggccCAATTCTGGCGCATGGTGAAGCTCAGCACCGACCTGCTGCCCCCCGACAAGCCGCGCTACCTCATGGGGGTGGG ttacGCCACCGACCTGGTCGTGTGCGTCGCATTGGGCTGCGACATGTTCGACTGCGTCTTCCCCACCCGCACGGCC CGTTTCGGCTCCGCTCTCGTCCCTTGGGGGTCCCTGCAGCTCAAGAACCAACAATTCGCCCGCGATTTCCGCCCCATCGATGAGAATTGCGGTTGCCCCACGTGCCGCCG GCACAACCGCGCGTTCCTCCATGCGCTGCTCCGCACCGACCCGGCCGCCCTGCACCACCTCACCGTGCACAACATCGCCTATCAG TTAAAGCTGATGGAATCCATCCGCGAGAGCATCCAAGCCCAGCGCTTCCCGCAGTTCGTCCGCCAATTCATGGCCACCATGTACGGGGGGGCACCCGCGGGGGTCCCCCCCTGGGTCCGCGAGGCCTTGGGGAGCGTCGGCATCACCCTGgactga